A single genomic interval of Acidovorax sp. 1608163 harbors:
- a CDS encoding trans-acting enoyl reductase family protein has product MTKTFDLVVHGATGFTGRLVVEYLLQRYPAGSGLRWAMGGRNADKLAAVRDELGAPADTPLVVTDTSNPASLQALMNATRLVLTTVGPYQLYGNELVAACAASGVDYVDLCGEPAWMRQMIDAHEATAQASGARIVFSCGFDSIPFDLGVYLLQKEFAQRFGHPAPRVRGRVRKMKGTFSGGTAASLKATLVASAANPAVLDLLRNPFALTPGFEGPRQPSGHKPMVDEALGTVNGAGIWVAPFVMAAINTRNVHRSNLLLQHAWGQDFVYDEMLITGPGEKGEAIANAVAGDKSMGSDQGPKPGEGPSREERESGFYDVLFLGTDTAGNTLRVGVKGDRDPGYGSTSKMIAEAAVCLLQDATATPGGIWTTAPAMGDALMARLQANAGLSFGVEGMS; this is encoded by the coding sequence ATGACCAAAACCTTTGACCTCGTCGTCCACGGCGCCACCGGCTTCACAGGCCGCCTGGTGGTGGAATACCTGCTGCAACGCTACCCCGCAGGCAGCGGCCTGCGCTGGGCCATGGGCGGGCGCAACGCCGACAAGCTCGCCGCCGTGCGCGACGAACTGGGAGCCCCGGCAGACACCCCACTGGTCGTGACCGACACCTCCAACCCCGCCAGCCTGCAAGCGCTGATGAACGCCACACGCCTGGTGCTGACCACCGTGGGGCCCTACCAGCTGTATGGCAACGAACTGGTGGCTGCCTGCGCCGCCAGCGGCGTGGACTATGTGGACCTGTGCGGCGAACCCGCCTGGATGCGCCAAATGATCGACGCCCACGAAGCCACCGCCCAGGCCAGCGGTGCGCGCATCGTGTTCTCGTGCGGGTTTGACTCCATCCCGTTCGACCTGGGCGTGTACCTGTTGCAAAAGGAATTTGCCCAGCGCTTTGGCCACCCAGCCCCCAGGGTGCGGGGCCGCGTGCGCAAGATGAAGGGCACCTTCTCGGGCGGCACCGCCGCCAGCCTCAAGGCCACGCTGGTGGCCTCGGCCGCCAACCCCGCCGTGCTGGATTTGCTGCGCAACCCCTTTGCGCTGACCCCGGGGTTCGAGGGCCCGCGCCAGCCCTCGGGCCACAAGCCCATGGTGGACGAGGCCCTGGGCACGGTGAACGGCGCGGGCATCTGGGTGGCGCCGTTTGTGATGGCGGCCATCAACACACGCAACGTGCACCGCTCCAACCTGCTGCTGCAACACGCCTGGGGCCAGGACTTTGTCTACGACGAAATGCTCATCACCGGCCCCGGCGAAAAGGGGGAAGCCATTGCCAACGCGGTGGCGGGCGACAAATCGATGGGCTCCGACCAAGGCCCCAAGCCGGGCGAAGGCCCCTCGCGCGAAGAGCGCGAAAGCGGCTTTTACGACGTGCTCTTTTTGGGCACCGACACCGCAGGCAACACCCTGCGCGTGGGCGTGAAGGGCGACCGTGACCCCGGCTACGGCTCCACCTCCAAGATGATTGCCGAGGCGGCCGTCTGCCTGCTGCAAGACGCCACCGCCACACCCGGCGGCATCTGGACCACGGCGCCCGCGATGGGGGATGCGCTGATGGCGCGGCTGCAGGCGAATGCGGGGTTGAGTTTTGGGGTGGAGGGGATGAGTTGA
- a CDS encoding DUF2145 domain-containing protein, translating into MHALARRKPLPGFPAVWGMAALATAAVLAAAPAHAGRACDERKPVTAQVIERGMALAAQTSQALDAENERSGATVVLIGRAGQDLSKYGLRYSHFGWAYKTPEGPWRVAHKLNECGTAVGHVYRQGLGEFFLDDLWRFEAVLAVPSPAVQAQLLPVLSDNGRATMLHAQPYSMVSYAWGTKYQQSNQWALETLAFAMEPATVRTREQAQAWLRFKGYEPTALKLGPLTRLGGRVGSANIAFDDHPNDKRYSDRIETVTVDSVLSWMQRTQLAAAPVGVQAKR; encoded by the coding sequence ATGCATGCCCTGGCGCGGCGCAAGCCTTTGCCTGGCTTCCCTGCCGTATGGGGCATGGCTGCGCTAGCCACAGCCGCCGTGCTGGCTGCCGCCCCAGCCCATGCAGGCCGCGCTTGTGATGAGCGCAAGCCCGTCACTGCCCAGGTGATTGAGCGTGGCATGGCGCTGGCGGCGCAAACCTCACAGGCGCTGGATGCCGAGAACGAGCGCAGCGGCGCCACGGTGGTGCTGATTGGCCGGGCCGGGCAAGACCTGAGCAAGTACGGCCTGCGCTACTCGCACTTTGGCTGGGCCTACAAAACGCCCGAAGGCCCCTGGCGCGTGGCGCACAAGCTCAACGAATGCGGAACGGCCGTGGGCCATGTGTACCGCCAGGGCCTGGGCGAGTTCTTTTTGGACGACCTGTGGCGCTTTGAGGCCGTGCTGGCCGTGCCCAGCCCCGCTGTGCAGGCCCAGTTGCTGCCGGTGTTGAGCGACAACGGCCGCGCCACCATGCTGCACGCCCAGCCCTACAGCATGGTCAGTTATGCGTGGGGCACCAAGTACCAGCAGTCCAACCAGTGGGCGCTGGAGACCCTGGCCTTTGCTATGGAGCCCGCCACCGTGCGCACCCGTGAGCAGGCCCAGGCGTGGTTGCGCTTCAAGGGCTACGAGCCCACGGCGCTGAAGCTGGGGCCGCTGACCCGGCTGGGTGGGCGCGTGGGCTCGGCCAACATTGCGTTTGACGACCATCCCAATGACAAGCGGTATTCCGATCGCATTGAGACGGTGACAGTGGACTCGGTGCTGTCGTGGATGCAGCGCACACAGCTGGCGGCAGCGCCGGTGGGTGTGCAGGCCAAGCGCTGA
- a CDS encoding serine endopeptidase yields MSKSLRLSEKWFRRGLWLVAVVFASFLIGLGGTVVGDLPKVERPLRVDDFLDKAQAQALRDKIRTQREAEQDAQTALEQAQLQHRKAQSDNQAERETFNNWLATRRVTERAVHDPEVLARTRQLDQLKQAERQALRAVEAQQQAALDARQTAAATQRQLSDLETDGYERLRVESRKVELRVFLYRLALTLPLLVAAGWLFVKKRKGTYWPFVWGFIFFALFAFFVELVPYLPSYGGYVRYVVGIGITVLVGRYAILALNRYLERQRLAESLPDAQRREELGYDVVMARLAKSVCPGCERAVDLKNEAIDYCPHCGLCLFDRCGHCSTRKNAFSRYCFSCGTPSTAESATDSAVEGVAQMPQGAAAGRPAGPVHP; encoded by the coding sequence ATGAGCAAGTCTTTGCGTTTGTCAGAGAAGTGGTTTCGACGGGGGCTGTGGCTGGTGGCCGTGGTGTTTGCCAGCTTTCTGATCGGGCTGGGGGGCACCGTGGTGGGCGACTTGCCCAAGGTGGAGCGGCCCCTGCGGGTGGACGACTTTTTGGACAAGGCGCAGGCCCAGGCGCTGCGCGACAAAATCCGCACCCAGCGCGAGGCCGAGCAAGACGCCCAGACTGCGCTGGAGCAGGCCCAGTTGCAGCACCGCAAGGCCCAAAGCGACAACCAGGCCGAGCGCGAAACCTTCAACAACTGGCTGGCCACCCGCCGCGTGACCGAGCGCGCCGTGCACGACCCCGAGGTGCTGGCCCGCACCCGCCAGCTGGACCAGCTCAAGCAGGCCGAGCGCCAGGCCCTGCGCGCTGTGGAGGCCCAGCAGCAGGCCGCGCTGGATGCCCGCCAGACAGCAGCGGCCACGCAAAGGCAGCTCAGCGATCTGGAAACCGATGGCTACGAGCGCCTGCGTGTGGAAAGCCGCAAGGTCGAGCTGCGCGTGTTTCTGTACCGCCTGGCCCTGACCCTGCCGCTTCTGGTGGCGGCGGGCTGGCTGTTCGTCAAAAAGCGCAAGGGCACCTACTGGCCGTTTGTGTGGGGCTTCATCTTCTTTGCGCTGTTTGCCTTCTTTGTGGAGCTGGTGCCTTACCTGCCCAGCTACGGTGGCTACGTGCGCTACGTGGTGGGCATTGGCATCACGGTGCTGGTGGGGCGCTACGCCATCCTGGCGCTGAACCGCTACCTGGAGCGCCAAAGGCTGGCTGAATCCCTGCCCGACGCCCAGCGCCGTGAAGAACTGGGCTACGACGTGGTGATGGCCCGTCTGGCCAAGAGCGTGTGCCCCGGCTGCGAGCGGGCGGTGGACCTCAAGAACGAGGCCATCGACTACTGCCCCCACTGCGGCCTGTGCCTGTTTGACCGCTGCGGCCACTGCAGCACCCGCAAGAACGCATTCTCGCGCTACTGCTTTTCGTGCGGCACCCCCAGCACTGCTGAAAGCGCGACTGATAGCGCAGTAGAGGGTGTTGCGCAGATGCCCCAAGGGGCCGCGGCGGGCCGCCCTGCAGGCCCCGTCCATCCCTAG
- a CDS encoding toxic anion resistance protein, whose amino-acid sequence MVQPVSNEVASTAVPLAPEVARAVEDQVSRFVDSLMSEDVQSEGFRAKLDSAFALGREEISVAASLMQGRFMERNFVGVEDGTAFRAIQDMRRQLDTLNPGKEGDLFQPQKLLGFIPFGNRLQNYFRRFESAGGQLQKSMEQLYAARDDMQRDVVEIEATRTKLWDAMQKLTGAMRFAQVLDERLMAKVESLRATEPQRAKALEQEVLFYARQNLQDMLTQQAVCTNGYLALDVLKKTGREMMNGCSRVATTGMSALAVAQTVARATGNQIKVMDMLTGVNSTIENLIAETGRQLNTHVDKTTQFAQNPMVGIDKLKEMFDQTFKAMDAMDDFRSKAIVVMGQNNAMIASEIQRAEQYIDKVRMEQAKKATSSQLSGPVKL is encoded by the coding sequence GTGGTGCAGCCCGTCAGCAACGAAGTGGCCAGCACGGCCGTGCCATTGGCCCCCGAAGTGGCGCGCGCCGTGGAAGACCAGGTGAGCCGCTTTGTCGATAGCTTGATGTCCGAAGACGTGCAAAGCGAAGGCTTTCGCGCCAAGCTCGACAGCGCCTTTGCCCTGGGGCGTGAAGAAATCTCGGTGGCGGCCAGCCTGATGCAGGGGCGCTTCATGGAGCGCAACTTTGTGGGCGTGGAAGACGGCACGGCCTTTCGCGCCATCCAGGACATGCGCCGCCAGCTCGACACGCTCAACCCCGGCAAAGAGGGTGACCTGTTCCAGCCGCAAAAGCTGCTGGGCTTTATCCCCTTTGGCAACCGGCTGCAAAACTACTTCCGCCGCTTTGAAAGCGCGGGCGGCCAGCTGCAAAAAAGCATGGAGCAGCTCTACGCCGCACGCGACGACATGCAGCGCGATGTGGTCGAGATCGAAGCCACCCGCACCAAGCTGTGGGACGCCATGCAAAAGCTCACCGGCGCCATGCGCTTTGCGCAGGTGCTGGACGAGCGGCTCATGGCCAAAGTCGAATCGCTGAGGGCCACCGAGCCACAGCGCGCCAAGGCACTGGAGCAAGAGGTGCTGTTCTACGCCCGCCAAAACCTGCAAGACATGTTGACCCAGCAGGCCGTGTGCACCAACGGCTACCTGGCGCTCGATGTGCTCAAGAAGACCGGGCGCGAGATGATGAACGGCTGCTCGCGCGTGGCCACCACCGGCATGAGCGCCCTGGCCGTGGCGCAGACCGTGGCCCGCGCCACCGGCAACCAGATCAAGGTGATGGACATGCTCACCGGCGTGAACAGCACCATCGAGAACCTGATCGCCGAAACCGGCCGCCAGCTCAACACCCATGTGGACAAGACCACGCAGTTTGCGCAGAACCCCATGGTGGGCATCGACAAGCTCAAGGAAATGTTCGACCAGACCTTCAAGGCCATGGACGCGATGGACGACTTCCGCTCCAAGGCCATCGTGGTGATGGGGCAGAACAACGCGATGATCGCTTCCGAAATCCAGCGGGCAGAGCAATACATCGACAAGGTGCGCATGGAGCAGGCCAAGAAGGCCACTTCGTCGCAGCTCAGCGGGCCCGTGAAGCTCTGA
- a CDS encoding YiaA/YiaB family inner membrane protein, whose product MATRYMVQRDTTAWRLQVRVSFALSVLCAAIGVINLPGQELDRAFLAIGLFFCLFSTFAVAKTQRDNRDGAVDTSQWVITVWVAFAAAILLTGWGLWRMKIDEWQKYYMLVSWLFLVSSTFTLSKTVRDAQEAELLERRATRAREGSDAS is encoded by the coding sequence ATGGCAACCCGCTACATGGTTCAACGCGACACCACCGCATGGCGTCTGCAAGTGCGCGTCTCTTTTGCCTTGTCGGTGCTGTGCGCCGCCATCGGCGTGATCAACTTGCCCGGCCAGGAGCTGGACCGCGCCTTCCTGGCCATCGGCCTGTTCTTTTGCCTGTTCAGCACCTTTGCCGTGGCCAAGACCCAGCGCGACAACCGCGACGGGGCGGTGGACACCTCGCAGTGGGTCATCACCGTGTGGGTGGCCTTTGCAGCGGCCATCTTGCTGACCGGCTGGGGCCTGTGGCGCATGAAGATCGACGAATGGCAGAAGTACTACATGCTGGTGAGCTGGCTGTTCCTGGTCAGCTCCACCTTCACGCTGTCCAAGACCGTGCGTGATGCGCAAGAGGCAGAGCTGCTGGAGCGCCGCGCCACCCGCGCCCGCGAAGGCAGCGACGCGTCCTGA
- a CDS encoding tripartite tricarboxylate transporter substrate binding protein — MQPVPLTLHHPLRRAALALCAAALLPALGTLTAIQAHAQTSDWPNAKPISYVVPFTAGGSTDIIGRTIANKLQESLKQAVVVENKPGQAGGIGASFVAKAAPDGYTLFGGTISTHAINASLYKNLSYHPVKDFEPVALVATLPNVLIINPSLGVNNVAELIALLKKDPTKRMFASSGAGTSTHLAGEMFGDLIGVKLTHIPYKGTPPALTDVAAGQVSFMFDQMTAALPLAKAGRVKLLAVTTGKRITLAPELPTMIESGVPGFEMSSWQAIYAPKGTPKAIVQKLNAEIVKALKQPDVQAKLHDQLGMNIVGSTPEELAAHMDKEIPRWADLVKKSGATPD; from the coding sequence ATGCAACCCGTTCCATTAACCCTTCACCACCCACTGCGCCGCGCCGCGCTGGCTCTGTGCGCTGCAGCGCTGCTGCCCGCACTGGGCACACTGACGGCCATCCAGGCCCATGCCCAGACGAGCGACTGGCCCAATGCCAAGCCCATCAGCTACGTGGTGCCCTTCACCGCCGGTGGCTCCACCGACATCATTGGCCGCACCATCGCCAACAAGCTGCAAGAGTCACTGAAACAGGCCGTGGTGGTCGAGAACAAGCCCGGCCAGGCAGGCGGCATTGGTGCATCGTTTGTGGCCAAGGCCGCGCCCGATGGCTACACGCTGTTTGGCGGCACCATCAGCACGCACGCCATCAACGCCAGCCTGTACAAGAACCTGTCGTACCACCCGGTAAAGGACTTTGAGCCCGTGGCCCTGGTGGCCACGCTGCCCAACGTGCTCATCATCAACCCCTCGCTGGGCGTGAACAACGTGGCCGAGCTGATTGCGCTGCTCAAGAAAGACCCGACCAAGCGCATGTTCGCGTCCTCGGGCGCGGGCACCTCCACCCACCTGGCGGGCGAAATGTTTGGCGACCTGATTGGCGTGAAGCTCACCCACATCCCCTACAAGGGCACGCCCCCCGCACTCACCGACGTGGCTGCAGGCCAGGTGTCCTTCATGTTCGACCAGATGACCGCCGCCCTGCCCCTGGCCAAGGCCGGCCGCGTGAAGCTGCTGGCCGTCACAACCGGCAAGCGCATCACCCTCGCGCCCGAGCTGCCCACCATGATCGAGTCCGGCGTGCCGGGCTTTGAGATGTCGTCGTGGCAGGCCATCTACGCACCCAAGGGCACTCCCAAGGCCATCGTGCAAAAGCTCAACGCCGAAATCGTCAAAGCCCTCAAGCAACCCGATGTGCAAGCCAAACTGCACGACCAGCTGGGCATGAACATTGTGGGCAGCACGCCCGAAGAGCTGGCCGCGCACATGGACAAAGAGATTCCGCGCTGGGCTGATTTGGTGAAGAAGTCGGGCGCGACGCCAGACTGA
- a CDS encoding ribonuclease activity regulator RraA, with product MALNYTTRALLAKVSTATLCTALFKRGLRNQFLQDVHPLRTGRANMVGEAFTLRYIPAREDLNPISVFQNPDHPQRKAVEDCPPGAVLVIDSRKDARAASAGSILASRLMQRGVAGLVTDGGFRDTPDIAALDMPAYHHRPSSPTNLTLHQAIDINVPIGCGDVAVFPGDVVVGDSEGVIVIPAHLADEIAAEATEMTAFEDFVTEKVMEGRTIIGLYPPTNPQTLTDFAAWRQAHGR from the coding sequence ATGGCCCTGAACTACACCACCCGCGCCTTGCTGGCCAAAGTCAGCACCGCCACGCTGTGCACCGCCCTCTTCAAGCGCGGCCTGCGCAACCAGTTTTTGCAAGACGTGCACCCGCTGCGCACCGGCCGCGCCAACATGGTGGGCGAGGCTTTCACGCTGCGCTACATCCCGGCGCGTGAAGACCTCAACCCCATCAGCGTGTTCCAGAACCCCGACCACCCCCAGCGCAAGGCGGTGGAAGACTGCCCGCCCGGTGCCGTGCTGGTCATCGACAGCCGCAAGGACGCACGCGCCGCATCGGCAGGCTCCATCCTCGCCTCGCGCCTGATGCAACGCGGCGTGGCCGGGCTGGTGACGGACGGCGGCTTTCGCGACACGCCCGACATTGCGGCGCTCGACATGCCTGCCTACCACCACCGCCCCTCGTCCCCCACCAACCTCACGCTGCACCAGGCCATCGACATCAACGTGCCCATTGGCTGCGGTGATGTGGCCGTGTTCCCCGGTGACGTGGTGGTGGGCGACAGCGAGGGCGTCATCGTCATCCCCGCCCACCTGGCCGACGAGATCGCGGCCGAGGCGACCGAGATGACAGCGTTTGAGGACTTCGTGACCGAGAAGGTGATGGAGGGCCGCACCATCATTGGCCTGTACCCGCCCACCAACCCGCAAACGCTGACCGATTTTGCCGCCTGGCGGCAGGCGCACGGGCGCTGA
- the araD gene encoding L-arabinonate dehydratase, with protein MTRRTYDSLRSARWFAPDDLRSFGHRSRIMQMGYAPEDWVGKPIIAIVNTWSDINPCHGHFKQRVEDVKRGVLQAGGFPIELPAISLAEAFVKPTTMLYRNMLAMETEELLRSHPVDGAVLMGGCDKTGPGLLMGAMSAGLPCIFVPAGPMLRGNYNGQILGSGSDAWKLWDERRAGNLSKTEWLGVEAGIARSHGTCMTMGTAATMTAIAEAIGMTLPGASSIPAPDANHVRMSAESGRRIVEMVWQDDTPAKLLSRESFLNGINVAMAVGCSTNAIVHLVAMSRRAGAHCAVTLDDFDAASRRVPVLANVRPSGDTYLMEDFYYAGGLLGLMSRMREHLHLGAATVTGKPLGENIEGAKVFNDDVIRTTETAIYAEGALAVLRGNLAPNGAVIKPSACAPHLQQHTGPALVFDDYATMKAAVEDPDLDVTAEHIMVLRNAGPQGGPGMPEWGMLPIPTKLVKQGVRDMLRLSDARMSGTSYGACILHASPEAYIGGPLALVQTGDLITVDVPGRRIHLEVSDAELERRRAAWVPPPPRFERGYGWMFSRHILQADQGCDFDFLETGFGAPVPEPDIF; from the coding sequence ATGACACGCCGCACCTACGATTCCCTGCGCAGCGCCCGCTGGTTTGCCCCGGACGACCTGCGCTCTTTTGGCCACCGCTCCCGCATCATGCAAATGGGCTACGCGCCCGAGGACTGGGTGGGCAAGCCCATCATTGCCATCGTCAACACCTGGTCTGACATCAACCCCTGCCACGGCCACTTCAAGCAGCGGGTCGAAGACGTGAAGCGCGGCGTGCTGCAGGCCGGGGGCTTCCCCATCGAGTTGCCCGCCATTTCGCTGGCCGAGGCCTTCGTCAAGCCCACCACCATGCTCTACCGCAACATGCTGGCCATGGAGACCGAGGAGCTGCTGCGCAGCCACCCCGTGGACGGCGCGGTGCTGATGGGCGGCTGCGACAAGACCGGCCCCGGCCTGCTGATGGGTGCGATGAGCGCAGGCCTGCCCTGCATCTTTGTGCCCGCAGGCCCCATGCTGCGCGGCAACTACAACGGGCAGATTCTCGGCTCGGGCTCGGACGCCTGGAAGCTGTGGGACGAGCGCCGCGCGGGCAACCTGAGCAAGACCGAATGGCTGGGTGTGGAAGCAGGCATTGCCCGCAGCCACGGCACCTGCATGACCATGGGCACCGCCGCCACCATGACGGCGATTGCCGAGGCGATTGGCATGACGCTGCCGGGCGCATCGTCCATCCCCGCACCCGACGCCAACCATGTGCGCATGAGCGCCGAAAGCGGCCGCCGTATTGTCGAGATGGTGTGGCAGGACGACACCCCGGCCAAGCTGCTCAGCCGCGAATCCTTCCTCAACGGCATCAACGTGGCCATGGCCGTGGGCTGCTCGACCAACGCCATCGTGCATCTGGTGGCCATGTCGCGCCGTGCGGGCGCGCACTGCGCCGTGACGCTCGATGACTTTGACGCCGCCAGCCGCCGCGTGCCCGTGCTGGCCAATGTGCGCCCCAGCGGCGACACGTATTTGATGGAAGACTTCTACTACGCAGGCGGCCTGCTGGGCCTGATGTCGCGCATGCGCGAGCACCTGCACCTGGGCGCGGCCACCGTCACCGGCAAGCCGCTGGGCGAGAACATCGAAGGCGCCAAGGTGTTCAACGACGACGTGATCCGCACCACCGAAACCGCCATCTACGCCGAAGGCGCACTGGCCGTGCTGCGCGGCAACCTGGCGCCCAACGGGGCCGTCATCAAGCCCAGCGCCTGCGCCCCGCACCTGCAGCAGCACACCGGCCCGGCGCTGGTGTTTGACGACTACGCCACCATGAAGGCTGCGGTGGAAGACCCCGACCTGGACGTGACGGCCGAGCACATCATGGTGCTGCGCAACGCGGGCCCCCAGGGCGGCCCCGGCATGCCCGAGTGGGGCATGCTGCCCATCCCCACCAAGCTGGTCAAACAAGGGGTGCGCGACATGCTGCGCCTGTCCGACGCGCGCATGAGCGGCACCAGCTACGGTGCCTGCATCCTGCACGCCTCGCCCGAGGCCTACATCGGCGGCCCGCTGGCGCTGGTGCAAACCGGCGACCTCATCACCGTGGACGTGCCCGGGCGCCGCATTCACCTGGAGGTGAGCGACGCCGAGCTGGAACGCCGCCGCGCTGCCTGGGTGCCGCCGCCACCGCGCTTTGAACGCGGCTACGGGTGGATGTTCAGCCGCCACATCCTGCAGGCCGACCAGGGCTGCGACTTTGACTTTCTCGAAACCGGCTTTGGTGCGCCTGTGCCCGAGCCCGACATCTTCTGA
- a CDS encoding GntR family transcriptional regulator has protein sequence MPVIEKVIEKVRLDRSRHAAPQVFEKLREAIVALDLVPGTVLARAELAEQFGISQTPIRDALLKLGEEGLVDIFPQHATVVSRIDISAAKQAHYLRRSIELEVVRTLAQQPDPATLERLRAQVERMVLVMGPEHYSEFVAADQDFHRLMYEAAGVAGLWDLVRRMSGHVDRLRRLHLPTEGKTAAVVQDHRAIVDAIAAGNPADAQDQLRAHLSGTLSQLDEICARHPDYVVA, from the coding sequence ATGCCCGTGATTGAAAAAGTGATCGAAAAAGTCCGCCTGGACCGCTCGCGCCATGCCGCGCCCCAGGTGTTTGAAAAACTGCGCGAGGCCATCGTGGCGCTCGACCTGGTGCCCGGCACCGTGCTGGCCCGCGCCGAGCTGGCCGAGCAGTTCGGCATCAGCCAGACCCCCATCCGCGACGCGCTGCTCAAGCTGGGCGAAGAAGGGCTGGTCGACATCTTTCCGCAGCACGCCACCGTGGTCAGCCGCATCGACATCAGCGCTGCCAAGCAGGCACACTACCTGCGCCGCTCCATCGAGCTGGAGGTGGTGCGCACCCTGGCCCAGCAGCCCGACCCGGCCACGCTGGAGCGCTTGCGCGCCCAAGTGGAGCGCATGGTCCTGGTGATGGGGCCCGAGCACTACAGCGAGTTCGTGGCCGCCGACCAGGACTTTCACCGCCTGATGTACGAGGCGGCCGGGGTGGCCGGCCTGTGGGACTTGGTGCGCCGCATGTCCGGCCATGTGGACCGGCTGCGCCGCCTGCACCTGCCCACCGAGGGCAAAACCGCCGCCGTGGTGCAAGACCACCGCGCTATCGTCGATGCCATTGCGGCGGGCAACCCGGCCGATGCCCAGGACCAGCTGCGCGCCCACCTCTCAGGCACGCTGAGCCAACTCGACGAGATTTGCGCCCGGCACCCGGACTACGTGGTGGCGTGA
- a CDS encoding tripartite tricarboxylate transporter substrate binding protein, with translation MPFLRAAVCVLAAFSASFALPAVAQENWPTKPLRLIIPFPAGGSSDQLGRLMAKELGQELGQPVQVENTDAKGTKAAAGAAPDGYTLVLSGVGTNAISHALNPNLDYDSLKDFVHISQLSEGPNVLVVGAASPLKSLQDLIETGKAHPGKLTYAQVHASSGHLSMELLKQTVSTCVSGSSGARNCTTLGLTGVPFTGAKPALDAVIDNKAGMMFTNLDAVAPHVRSGKLRALAVTSLFRNPQLPDVPSISEAGYPGFKAVSWVGISAPKGTPPAVVARLEKEMEAAFKASDTRKQLEAQGLVVVVSRSADYTDFIRKEIERWRRVVKVAGIQAPA, from the coding sequence ATGCCATTTTTGAGAGCAGCGGTGTGCGTGCTCGCCGCTTTTTCCGCCTCTTTCGCCCTGCCCGCCGTGGCGCAAGAGAACTGGCCCACCAAGCCCTTGCGGCTGATCATTCCCTTCCCGGCAGGCGGCAGCAGTGACCAGTTGGGCCGGTTGATGGCCAAGGAGCTGGGACAAGAGCTGGGCCAGCCGGTGCAGGTGGAAAACACCGACGCCAAGGGCACCAAGGCCGCCGCCGGGGCTGCGCCCGATGGCTACACGCTGGTGCTGTCAGGCGTGGGCACCAACGCCATCAGCCACGCGCTGAACCCCAACCTCGACTACGACTCGCTCAAGGACTTCGTGCACATCTCGCAGTTGTCCGAAGGTCCCAACGTGCTGGTGGTGGGCGCCGCATCGCCCCTGAAGTCGCTGCAAGACCTCATCGAAACAGGTAAAGCCCACCCCGGCAAACTCACCTATGCCCAGGTGCACGCCTCTTCGGGCCATTTGTCGATGGAGCTGCTCAAGCAAACCGTGAGCACCTGCGTGAGCGGCTCTTCCGGCGCCCGCAACTGCACCACGCTGGGACTGACGGGCGTGCCCTTCACCGGCGCCAAGCCCGCACTGGACGCAGTGATCGACAACAAGGCGGGCATGATGTTCACCAACCTGGACGCCGTGGCGCCGCATGTGCGCAGCGGCAAGCTGCGGGCACTGGCCGTCACCAGCCTGTTCCGCAACCCGCAACTGCCCGATGTGCCCAGCATCTCCGAGGCGGGCTACCCGGGCTTCAAGGCCGTGTCCTGGGTGGGCATCTCGGCCCCCAAGGGCACACCACCCGCCGTGGTCGCCCGGCTCGAAAAGGAGATGGAGGCCGCCTTCAAAGCCTCGGACACCCGCAAGCAACTGGAGGCGCAAGGCCTGGTGGTGGTCGTGTCCCGGTCAGCCGACTACACCGACTTCATCCGCAAGGAGATCGAACGCTGGCGCCGGGTGGTGAAGGTGGCTGGCATCCAGGCACCCGCGTAA